From Sebaldella sp. S0638, one genomic window encodes:
- a CDS encoding YcxB family protein, with translation MNIEIKKLSFKDYVISRIEMEKMKLLISLGVIWAYIIFEMNRKSEGAGMVSVLKEYTIPAVIYSLGINIFVYLVVYFFSYKKAQKESGVIKAQVTDNYLKNFYFFGDKSKQSMRKYSEFNKIYERKSGFYFNLIGRITFFMPRKGMTAEEIEYVSGVISKNNAADKAK, from the coding sequence ATGAATATAGAAATAAAGAAACTGTCATTTAAAGACTATGTTATCAGCAGAATTGAGATGGAAAAGATGAAACTGCTAATTTCTCTGGGAGTTATATGGGCTTATATAATCTTTGAGATGAACCGTAAAAGCGAAGGTGCCGGAATGGTAAGTGTACTGAAAGAATATACAATACCTGCGGTTATTTACTCTTTGGGGATAAATATATTCGTCTATCTGGTAGTATATTTTTTTTCATATAAAAAAGCACAAAAAGAAAGCGGAGTTATAAAAGCACAAGTGACAGATAACTATTTGAAAAATTTCTATTTTTTTGGAGATAAATCAAAGCAGTCAATGAGAAAATACAGTGAATTTAATAAAATATATGAAAGAAAAAGCGGTTTTTATTTTAATTTAATCGGAAGAATTACATTTTTTATGCCTAGAAAAGGAATGACAGCAGAAGAAATAGAATATGTTTCGGGAGTAATCAGTAAAAATAACGCAGCAGACAAAGCAAAGTAG
- a CDS encoding glucose 1-dehydrogenase, translated as MNFGKKVVIVTGAGEGIGRAVAEKYGEDGAFVIVADIDSEAGKETRDCIIKNNGNAVFVKTDVAKEEDCKNLAEEAVKKYGRIDILINNAGIANAKKAGIFGEGMEEFDRVISVNLRGTFMCSKYCIPFMKAGSSIVNISSTRAFMSEPETEAYSASKGGITALTHSMAVSLSEKNIRVNSISPGWIDVSGWKKGGQKGDILSEADHKQHPAGRVGKPEDIAAACFYLTRQEAGFITGTNLNVDGGMTVKMIYV; from the coding sequence ATGAATTTTGGGAAAAAAGTAGTAATAGTAACCGGAGCAGGCGAAGGAATAGGAAGAGCAGTAGCGGAAAAATACGGGGAAGACGGCGCATTTGTGATTGTTGCTGATATTGACAGTGAAGCAGGTAAAGAAACACGGGACTGCATAATAAAAAATAACGGGAATGCAGTATTCGTTAAAACAGATGTTGCCAAAGAGGAAGATTGCAAAAATCTGGCTGAAGAAGCTGTGAAAAAATATGGCAGAATAGATATATTAATTAATAATGCAGGTATTGCCAATGCAAAGAAAGCCGGGATTTTTGGAGAAGGTATGGAAGAATTTGACAGGGTAATAAGTGTAAATCTCAGAGGAACATTCATGTGTTCCAAGTATTGTATACCATTTATGAAAGCCGGAAGCAGTATAGTTAACATATCTTCTACAAGGGCTTTTATGTCAGAGCCTGAAACAGAAGCATATTCAGCATCAAAAGGAGGGATTACAGCTTTGACTCATTCTATGGCAGTTTCTCTCAGTGAAAAGAATATAAGGGTAAATAGTATTAGTCCCGGATGGATAGATGTATCAGGATGGAAAAAAGGCGGACAAAAAGGAGATATTTTGTCAGAAGCTGACCACAAACAGCATCCCGCTGGAAGAGTAGGGAAGCCTGAGGACATTGCCGCGGCATGTTTTTACTTAACAAGACAGGAAGCAGGATTCATTACAGGAACAAATCTGAATGTCGACGGCGGAATGACAGTGAAGATGATTTATGTATAA
- a CDS encoding HAD family phosphatase, protein MKKTLIIILFLQIFFLSVSDTKKSVLAEDQLPSWDSGIREKIVSYTDMVTDPKNPGFIPESERFAVFDNDGTLWAEQPVIEELFIIYYAKKMIEKDPSLKNKSPFNRMNDFYSNGKFVIKDRRVFDEIVGIVHEGMTNEEFQKTAEAFFRETKYPGLNVPLEKTVYQPQLELMNYLRKKGFKVYICSGGESDFMRVISEKYYGISKEQVIGSELVFEYNENTNVMIRRSKLYTDNNGRAKAVNIYQRLGRPAVFAVGNVRSGGDIYMLRYSQASKYPSFQLLIDHDDEKREFLYSESDNISLEWAKKYNWNVVSMKNDWKQIFPK, encoded by the coding sequence ATGAAAAAAACTTTAATTATTATATTGTTTTTACAGATATTTTTTTTATCTGTTTCAGACACTAAAAAATCAGTGTTGGCAGAAGACCAGCTTCCGAGCTGGGACAGCGGGATAAGGGAAAAAATAGTCAGTTATACAGATATGGTGACTGATCCGAAGAATCCCGGATTTATACCCGAAAGCGAAAGATTTGCCGTATTTGATAATGACGGTACGCTTTGGGCGGAACAGCCTGTGATAGAAGAATTATTTATTATATATTACGCGAAAAAAATGATAGAAAAAGATCCTTCATTAAAGAATAAATCCCCGTTTAACAGGATGAATGACTTTTACAGCAATGGTAAGTTTGTAATAAAAGACAGAAGGGTATTTGATGAGATTGTAGGAATTGTACATGAAGGAATGACTAATGAAGAATTCCAAAAAACAGCAGAAGCTTTTTTTCGTGAGACAAAATATCCCGGGCTGAATGTGCCTTTGGAAAAAACAGTCTACCAGCCTCAGCTGGAATTAATGAATTACTTGAGAAAAAAGGGCTTTAAGGTATACATATGTTCAGGCGGGGAATCTGATTTTATGAGGGTAATTTCCGAAAAATATTACGGAATTTCCAAAGAACAGGTAATAGGAAGTGAACTTGTTTTTGAATATAATGAAAATACAAATGTTATGATAAGAAGGTCAAAATTATATACAGACAATAACGGAAGGGCAAAAGCGGTAAATATTTATCAAAGATTAGGAAGACCGGCGGTTTTCGCTGTGGGAAATGTACGTTCAGGCGGGGATATCTACATGCTGAGATATAGTCAGGCTTCTAAATATCCGTCATTTCAGCTTCTTATAGATCATGATGATGAAAAAAGAGAGTTTTTATACAGTGAATCTGATAATATATCACTTGAATGGGCGAAAAAATATAACTGGAATGTAGTAAGTATGAAAAATGACTGGAAACAGATATTTCCTAAATAA
- a CDS encoding toxin-antitoxin system YwqK family antitoxin: MKKVMLFIGIFFMSLVGYSENFKGTDKEFMEIFNPNFDTFTKKDGSVYTGKIEVTRSATGKPWFIMDIKDGKKNGKVIFYFQDGKIKSESNYDRGRITGKYVFYDGKGKALYETTLVNGTGVTKDYTEDGKLTLTIEYVNGVKEGNVTTYNPNGTIKEVTYYSDGREDVAPGTAPLSVPATVKTSEEKKAVILEIKAKMINIEKELYADYYNLFTPAKSKI, from the coding sequence ATGAAAAAGGTAATGCTGTTTATAGGAATATTTTTTATGAGTTTAGTAGGATATTCTGAAAACTTTAAGGGAACAGATAAAGAATTCATGGAGATATTTAACCCTAATTTTGATACATTTACGAAGAAAGACGGAAGTGTATACACAGGGAAAATAGAAGTTACAAGAAGTGCTACAGGTAAGCCATGGTTTATAATGGATATAAAGGACGGTAAGAAAAACGGAAAAGTAATTTTTTATTTTCAAGATGGAAAAATAAAATCAGAATCAAATTATGATAGAGGAAGAATAACAGGAAAGTATGTTTTTTACGATGGCAAAGGAAAAGCACTATACGAGACAACACTAGTAAATGGAACAGGGGTAACAAAAGATTATACTGAAGACGGGAAGCTTACACTTACTATAGAGTATGTGAACGGTGTAAAAGAAGGAAATGTAACTACTTATAATCCAAACGGAACAATAAAAGAAGTGACTTATTATTCTGACGGAAGAGAAGATGTGGCACCAGGTACGGCACCATTGTCTGTGCCGGCAACAGTTAAGACAAGTGAAGAGAAAAAAGCAGTAATTTTGGAAATAAAAGCAAAAATGATAAATATAGAAAAAGAATTGTATGCAGATTATTATAATTTATTTACACCAGCAAAATCAAAAATTTAG